A genome region from Paradevosia shaoguanensis includes the following:
- the trxC gene encoding thioredoxin TrxC, giving the protein MSDESRVVCVHCGAINRMPEARNAQEAKCGRCGQLLFDGVPADVDAGMVDRQMTKGTLPVVVDVWAPWCGPCRAMAPEYEKAAKVGEPGMRFLKLNSDENQEMAARFGIRGIPTMLLLRDGKEVARVSGAMSSSQILGWLGQNR; this is encoded by the coding sequence ATGAGTGACGAGAGCCGTGTCGTTTGCGTGCATTGCGGTGCGATCAATCGCATGCCGGAGGCGCGCAACGCACAGGAAGCCAAGTGTGGACGCTGCGGGCAATTGCTATTCGACGGCGTACCGGCCGATGTCGATGCCGGCATGGTCGATCGCCAGATGACCAAGGGCACGCTGCCGGTCGTGGTCGACGTGTGGGCGCCCTGGTGCGGCCCGTGTCGCGCGATGGCGCCCGAATACGAGAAGGCCGCCAAGGTCGGCGAACCGGGCATGCGCTTCCTCAAGCTCAATTCCGACGAGAACCAGGAAATGGCCGCCCGCTTCGGCATTCGCGGCATTCCAACCATGCTGCTGCTGCGCGATGGCAAGGAAGTCGCTCGTGTTTCGGGCGCCATGTCGTCCAGCCAGATTTTGGGCTGGCTGGGGCAGAACAGATAG
- a CDS encoding FUSC family protein, with amino-acid sequence MNAATFARWGFDGPRFVYGLRTAIAACIALFIAWGMGLEHPQWAAMTVWAGSQPIRGMLIEKSLFRAAGTAVGVVAGVLLMLLARGDAVILVVGLALWVGLCAAAGNVVRGFVSYGTILAGFSAAMVTLLSTAHHDSIVLLATDRFATVLVGVVVALIVGLVFTPAASGDYESAATKLTARLLDEMARPAEERSLKEQKAILSEAATIEEALDPRAAGSINGRRLAHAVRALLLALVSGLLWLRGSEAARTDAETRQLLAEGGQVDAARFPEGARALRSISLGVDGLDNRPLEERDVHASVLLHRDWVGARTAGIRATATMLVIGLVWVVTGWEAVPYVLLGTSVMVTVFSTFDDPANFLKAVFTGQVLGAIAALACRWLLWPHADNELAMLLMMVPFILSGSLVQSHKLSVPAAMDYAMVFLLLSQPVLPLSGTFLQSVFNAAAVISGPLIAMAAFRLIYPIHPRKRLQLLVAAMVHELEHMAKGEGAAGGERWRMRLNHRLLRLVRWVEKTGSKDVDAFEGSFAVLALGSAIARLRELQAGGDLSQSTARAMRAALLRCADVGEEPEAAARAMEQLATRLPAPSDTELLVDAARQVRAESAFFRLGAA; translated from the coding sequence GTGAACGCTGCGACTTTTGCCCGCTGGGGTTTTGACGGGCCGCGTTTCGTCTATGGCCTGCGCACGGCCATCGCCGCCTGTATCGCGCTGTTCATCGCCTGGGGCATGGGACTGGAACACCCGCAATGGGCGGCCATGACCGTCTGGGCCGGCTCGCAGCCGATCCGCGGCATGCTTATCGAAAAGAGCCTCTTCCGCGCCGCCGGCACGGCGGTGGGCGTCGTGGCCGGCGTGCTGCTGATGCTGCTGGCGCGCGGGGACGCGGTGATCCTCGTGGTCGGGCTGGCGCTCTGGGTGGGGCTGTGCGCGGCGGCCGGCAATGTTGTACGCGGCTTCGTTTCCTACGGAACGATCCTTGCCGGTTTTTCGGCGGCGATGGTGACGCTACTGAGCACGGCGCACCACGATTCCATCGTGCTGCTTGCCACAGACCGTTTCGCCACGGTGCTGGTGGGCGTGGTCGTGGCGCTGATCGTCGGGCTGGTGTTCACGCCCGCCGCGAGCGGCGATTATGAGAGCGCCGCGACCAAGCTCACGGCGCGCTTGCTCGACGAGATGGCGCGCCCCGCCGAAGAGCGCAGCCTCAAGGAGCAGAAGGCTATTCTCTCGGAAGCCGCGACCATCGAGGAGGCGCTCGATCCGCGCGCGGCGGGCTCGATCAACGGCAGGCGGCTGGCGCATGCGGTGCGCGCGCTGCTCCTGGCGCTGGTCTCGGGCCTGCTCTGGCTGCGCGGCAGCGAGGCGGCCCGCACGGATGCGGAGACGCGGCAGCTCCTGGCGGAGGGCGGGCAGGTGGATGCAGCACGGTTCCCCGAAGGGGCGCGGGCACTGCGCTCCATTTCGCTCGGCGTCGACGGGCTGGATAATCGTCCGCTCGAAGAGCGCGACGTGCATGCTTCGGTACTGCTGCATCGCGACTGGGTCGGTGCGCGTACAGCCGGCATCCGGGCGACGGCGACCATGCTGGTCATCGGCCTCGTGTGGGTTGTCACCGGCTGGGAGGCGGTGCCTTACGTGCTGCTGGGCACATCGGTGATGGTCACCGTGTTCTCGACCTTCGATGACCCGGCTAATTTCCTCAAGGCGGTGTTCACCGGGCAGGTGCTGGGCGCCATCGCGGCGCTGGCCTGCCGCTGGCTGCTCTGGCCCCATGCCGACAACGAACTCGCCATGCTCCTGATGATGGTGCCGTTCATCCTCTCGGGCTCGCTGGTGCAGTCGCACAAGCTGAGCGTCCCGGCGGCGATGGATTACGCCATGGTGTTCCTGCTGCTCTCCCAGCCCGTGCTGCCGCTGAGCGGCACATTCCTGCAATCGGTGTTCAATGCGGCGGCCGTGATCTCCGGCCCGCTCATCGCGATGGCGGCGTTTCGGCTGATCTACCCGATCCATCCGCGCAAGCGCCTGCAATTGCTGGTGGCGGCCATGGTGCATGAGCTTGAGCACATGGCCAAAGGCGAAGGTGCCGCCGGCGGTGAGCGCTGGCGGATGCGGCTCAATCACCGCCTGCTGCGTCTCGTGCGCTGGGTGGAAAAAACCGGCTCCAAGGATGTCGATGCCTTCGAGGGCAGCTTCGCCGTCCTCGCGCTGGGCAGCGCCATCGCCCGGCTGCGCGAATTGCAGGCTGGAGGCGATCTTTCCCAGAGTACGGCACGGGCGATGCGTGCGGCCCTGTTGCGTTGCGCTGATGTAGGCGAGGAACCCGAAGCCGCTGCGCGGGCGATGGAGCAGTTGGCCACGCGCCTTCCGGCACCGTCGGATACCGAATTGCTTGTCGACGCTGCCAGACAGGTGCGAGCCGAAAGCGCCTTCTTCCGGCTGGGCGCGGCCTGA
- a CDS encoding autotransporter serine protease, whose amino-acid sequence MSSNPLSGRRFLPAALAVAVSCSHAMAFEPWQAEYWRTPEFFTQWGLETIGAEYAYAGGLDGTGVNIGVLDAGIDMSHPEFAGRNFQGWALDGVRWDSGLNGHGTMVASVLAANRDGKGTHGVAPGVTLLEASLLNRYGGIDDAAVAGGLNWLIGQNTDFILYELGHTGWTVRDYDVETAYRVITAPVIDAFHRAVDDGIVLIVPTHNDFLDDPSVEAGLPYLFPELEDNWLAVSGYYYGNKCGVAKNYCLTAPADDIYVAVPGGGYDHVWGTSFAGPHVAGVAALVKQRFPYMTGNQIKQVLLGTAWDENGDGVDDVFGYGLLQAWAAVLGPGKFDWNDFHVVQPDGVSSWYNSISGDYGLIKSGDGVLILRADNTYLGDTRVDGGDLVIEGSIASRTFIDAGGTLTGDGTIYGDLENRGIFQPGWGSDGGVMTIEGDYTQFAGATTAIYLGGKFGPSLASISGTTSLSGNLAAHVLAGGYAGDAEYEVLQAGSLSGAFDAVIDDMAFLDTSVRADANSIYLGISRNATTFRSMAVGANGAGAAGVIENLGIGNGVFDAVIGLSAAEAGEAFEQLSGGGQASVATSLIATGSMVGSMANDRLRSAAGSAGATEIPVMSYMPSASPLMISVPQGPSYWTSTQAGWGSGGAQDRFSAGQLVGVDNLFGDWRVGALLGFGKTATNSPGMKADGTDYHLGLYAGTEWGNVALRTGATYTRHDLETTRTLSLGGAAQTLTASYGGNTAQASAEIGYGIEAGDFRFEPFAGLAYLNVWTEGFAETGGAAALSGSSMSVSTVLSTVGINAQTKLVVGETETTLRAGLGWQHAFGIEAPVATHAFAGSGSFDVTGQSIDGDTALLQAGIDLPLSENAKVGLTYGGQVSANSRSHGVKAELRVSF is encoded by the coding sequence TTGAGTAGCAATCCCTTGTCGGGCCGCCGGTTTCTGCCGGCCGCTCTCGCCGTGGCCGTTTCCTGCTCGCACGCCATGGCCTTCGAGCCGTGGCAGGCCGAATACTGGCGCACCCCGGAATTCTTCACCCAATGGGGGCTGGAGACTATCGGCGCCGAGTACGCCTATGCGGGCGGGCTGGACGGCACCGGAGTCAATATCGGTGTTCTCGACGCCGGCATCGACATGTCTCATCCCGAATTCGCGGGCCGCAATTTCCAGGGCTGGGCGCTTGACGGCGTGCGCTGGGACAGCGGTCTCAACGGCCATGGCACCATGGTCGCCTCGGTCCTGGCGGCCAATCGCGACGGCAAGGGAACGCATGGCGTGGCGCCGGGCGTGACCCTACTCGAAGCCTCGCTGCTCAATCGCTATGGCGGGATCGATGATGCCGCGGTGGCCGGCGGGCTCAACTGGCTCATCGGGCAGAACACCGATTTCATTCTCTACGAGCTCGGCCACACGGGATGGACGGTCAGGGACTACGATGTAGAGACCGCCTACAGGGTCATCACCGCTCCGGTCATCGATGCCTTTCACCGCGCCGTTGATGACGGCATCGTGCTCATCGTTCCGACACACAATGACTTCCTGGACGATCCCAGCGTCGAAGCCGGGCTGCCGTATCTTTTCCCGGAGCTGGAGGACAACTGGCTGGCGGTGTCCGGCTACTATTACGGCAACAAGTGCGGCGTAGCGAAGAACTACTGCCTGACCGCGCCGGCGGACGATATCTATGTGGCCGTTCCGGGCGGTGGCTACGACCATGTCTGGGGCACGTCCTTTGCCGGTCCGCACGTGGCGGGCGTGGCGGCGCTGGTGAAACAGCGCTTTCCCTACATGACCGGCAACCAGATTAAGCAGGTGTTGCTCGGCACCGCCTGGGACGAGAATGGCGATGGCGTCGATGACGTGTTCGGTTACGGGCTGCTGCAGGCCTGGGCCGCGGTGCTCGGGCCGGGCAAATTCGACTGGAACGATTTTCACGTCGTGCAGCCCGATGGCGTCAGCTCCTGGTACAATTCCATCAGCGGTGACTACGGCCTCATCAAATCCGGCGATGGCGTGCTGATCCTGCGTGCGGACAACACCTATCTCGGCGACACGCGCGTGGATGGTGGCGATCTCGTCATCGAGGGCAGCATTGCCTCCCGAACCTTCATCGATGCCGGCGGCACCCTGACCGGAGACGGCACGATCTACGGCGATCTTGAAAACCGCGGCATCTTCCAGCCCGGCTGGGGCAGCGACGGCGGCGTGATGACGATCGAGGGCGACTACACCCAGTTCGCCGGCGCCACGACCGCGATCTATCTTGGCGGCAAGTTTGGCCCCAGCCTCGCCAGCATTTCGGGAACGACAAGCCTTTCCGGCAACCTGGCCGCGCACGTGCTGGCCGGCGGCTATGCAGGCGACGCCGAATACGAAGTCCTGCAGGCGGGCTCCCTGAGCGGCGCCTTTGACGCCGTTATCGACGACATGGCGTTTCTCGATACGAGCGTGCGGGCCGACGCCAATTCGATCTATCTGGGCATCAGCCGCAACGCGACGACCTTCCGCTCGATGGCGGTGGGCGCCAATGGCGCGGGTGCGGCTGGCGTCATCGAGAACCTGGGCATCGGCAACGGCGTCTTCGACGCCGTCATCGGCCTGAGCGCCGCCGAGGCCGGGGAGGCTTTCGAGCAGCTTTCGGGGGGCGGACAAGCCTCGGTCGCGACGTCCCTGATCGCCACCGGCAGCATGGTGGGATCGATGGCCAACGACCGGCTCCGCAGCGCCGCCGGATCGGCGGGCGCGACCGAGATACCGGTGATGTCCTATATGCCCAGCGCCTCGCCGCTGATGATTTCGGTGCCGCAGGGGCCGAGCTACTGGACCAGCACGCAGGCCGGCTGGGGCAGCGGCGGGGCGCAGGACCGGTTCAGCGCCGGCCAGCTCGTGGGTGTCGACAATCTCTTCGGCGACTGGCGCGTCGGCGCTCTGCTCGGCTTCGGCAAGACCGCCACCAATTCGCCCGGCATGAAGGCGGACGGCACCGACTACCACCTCGGCCTCTATGCGGGTACGGAATGGGGCAATGTCGCATTGCGCACCGGCGCCACCTATACGCGGCACGATCTCGAAACCACCCGTACCCTGTCGCTCGGCGGCGCGGCGCAGACGCTGACGGCCAGCTATGGCGGCAACACGGCGCAGGCCTCTGCCGAAATCGGCTACGGCATCGAGGCCGGTGATTTTCGCTTCGAGCCCTTCGCGGGGCTGGCCTATCTGAATGTCTGGACCGAGGGGTTCGCCGAAACCGGCGGCGCCGCTGCGCTGTCGGGCTCGAGCATGTCGGTTTCCACCGTGCTCTCGACGGTCGGCATCAACGCGCAGACGAAGCTGGTGGTCGGCGAAACCGAAACCACCCTGCGCGCCGGGCTGGGCTGGCAGCATGCCTTCGGCATTGAGGCGCCGGTTGCCACCCACGCCTTCGCGGGCAGCGGCTCGTTCGACGTGACGGGGCAGAGCATCGACGGCGACACGGCTTTGCTGCAGGCGGGGATCGACCTGCCGCTGAGCGAGAATGCAAAGGTGGGATTGACCTATGGCGGTCAAGTTTCTGCCAATTCACGCAGCCATGGCGTCAAGGCGGAGTTGCGTGTCAGCTTCTAG
- a CDS encoding DUF1684 domain-containing protein — translation MTDYLTQLDAWKAHRLERLKAADGWLNVIGRYWLENGTVTVGSAADNDLVLSAGPAHVGTVTQDDEGVTFTPADGGAPVRLKLDKHHPPRFHSGSLLLEVTTLNGEHALRVRDTESKAPAEFPGIPYFPADPKWRVVANWELLDKPITMTVDTVLGIPTEVTVTHKAVFQHDGQTYELIATHGSAASPQFVIKDPTSRTDTYPASRFLFGEDVTDKTIVLDFNKAINPPCAFTEHAVCPLPPPENVLPFAITAGEKRVANGH, via the coding sequence ATGACCGACTATCTCACCCAACTGGACGCCTGGAAGGCGCATCGTCTGGAGCGGCTCAAGGCCGCCGATGGGTGGCTCAACGTGATCGGCCGCTACTGGCTGGAAAACGGTACGGTGACGGTCGGCTCGGCGGCCGACAACGACCTCGTGCTCTCCGCCGGTCCGGCCCATGTCGGCACCGTGACGCAGGACGACGAGGGCGTGACCTTTACGCCGGCCGATGGCGGTGCGCCGGTGCGGCTCAAGCTCGACAAGCACCATCCGCCGCGCTTCCATTCCGGCTCGCTCTTGCTCGAAGTGACGACGCTCAATGGCGAGCATGCCTTGCGCGTGCGCGACACGGAATCCAAGGCCCCGGCAGAGTTTCCGGGCATTCCGTATTTCCCGGCAGATCCGAAATGGCGAGTCGTGGCGAATTGGGAATTGCTGGACAAGCCCATCACCATGACGGTCGATACCGTGCTCGGCATCCCCACCGAAGTGACGGTGACGCACAAGGCCGTGTTCCAGCACGACGGGCAGACCTATGAACTGATCGCGACGCACGGCTCGGCCGCCTCGCCGCAATTCGTCATCAAGGACCCGACCTCGCGGACGGACACCTACCCGGCCTCGCGCTTCCTCTTCGGCGAGGACGTGACTGACAAGACCATCGTGCTCGACTTCAACAAGGCCATCAATCCGCCCTGCGCCTTCACCGAGCACGCCGTCTGCCCGCTGCCGCCGCCGGAAAACGTGCTGCCCTTCGCCATCACCGCCGGCGAAAAGCGGGTGGCTAACGGGCACTAA
- a CDS encoding ATP-binding cassette domain-containing protein, whose product MSIVSVENVSFGYGRDRLVLNDVSLTVKPGVSIGLVGESGSGKTTLLRLLLGLGKPSTGRILFGDEVLDAGNRGFMRDYRRNVQAVFQDPYSSLDPRQTVLGIISEPLESLGIAGDHRQMVSAALQAVGLEDNILGRYPHEFSGGQRQRIAIARAIVARPQLVLADEAVSALDLSTKVRIVDLFKQLAAQMTLLFVSHDLGVVAALCEEIVILERGRIVESGNTHEILKNPQHPYTRTLLASVPRMPEVTT is encoded by the coding sequence ATGAGCATCGTCTCGGTCGAAAACGTGAGCTTCGGCTATGGCCGCGACCGGCTGGTGCTCAACGATGTGTCGCTGACGGTCAAGCCGGGAGTCAGCATCGGGCTGGTGGGCGAGAGCGGGTCGGGCAAGACCACGCTCCTGCGGCTGCTGCTCGGGCTGGGCAAGCCATCGACGGGACGCATCCTGTTTGGTGACGAAGTGCTCGACGCCGGCAATCGCGGCTTCATGCGCGATTATCGCCGCAACGTGCAGGCGGTGTTCCAGGACCCATACTCCTCGCTCGATCCACGCCAGACGGTGCTGGGCATCATCTCCGAGCCGCTGGAATCGCTCGGCATTGCCGGCGATCACCGGCAGATGGTGAGCGCGGCGCTGCAAGCGGTGGGGCTGGAGGACAACATCCTCGGGCGCTACCCGCACGAATTCTCCGGCGGGCAGCGCCAGCGCATCGCCATCGCCCGCGCCATCGTGGCGCGGCCGCAACTGGTGCTGGCCGACGAGGCGGTGAGCGCGCTCGATCTTTCCACCAAGGTGCGGATCGTCGATCTCTTCAAGCAGCTCGCCGCACAGATGACGCTGCTCTTTGTGTCGCACGACCTGGGCGTGGTGGCGGCGCTCTGCGAGGAGATCGTGATTTTGGAGCGCGGGCGGATTGTCGAGAGCGGCAACACGCACGAGATATTGAAGAACCCGCAGCATCCCTACACGCGAACCCTCCTGGCGAGCGTGCCGCGGATGCCGGAAGTGACTACCTAG
- a CDS encoding ATP-binding cassette domain-containing protein: MSALLDIRSLTLRTGAETLVSDLSFAIEPGARLGLIGESGSGKSLTSMAVMGLLPKNMSVEGSILLDGQQVVGTREGTLNKLRGQAAAVVFQEPLTALDPLMKIGRQVAEPLQRRWTREGRRLDGRDLNREVIGLLEEVSLPTPERIAASFPHEISGGQRQRVAIAMALACRPKLLIADEPTTALDVTTQAEVLKLLDSLVRESGMALLFISHDLPVVSQIVENVVVLRKGVAVETGPVGEVFARPQDAYTRSLVDAAQQFDRALEGVR, from the coding sequence ATGAGCGCGTTGCTGGACATCAGGAGCCTGACGCTGCGGACGGGCGCCGAGACGCTGGTTTCGGACCTGTCATTCGCCATCGAGCCGGGCGCGCGGCTCGGCCTGATCGGGGAATCCGGGTCGGGCAAGTCGCTGACCTCGATGGCCGTGATGGGGCTCTTGCCCAAGAACATGTCGGTCGAGGGCTCGATCCTGCTCGATGGGCAGCAGGTGGTGGGCACCCGTGAAGGCACGCTCAACAAGCTGCGCGGGCAGGCAGCGGCGGTGGTGTTCCAGGAGCCGCTCACCGCGCTCGATCCGCTGATGAAGATCGGCCGGCAGGTGGCCGAGCCGCTGCAACGGCGCTGGACGCGCGAGGGGCGCCGGCTGGACGGCCGCGACCTCAACCGCGAGGTGATCGGGCTGCTCGAAGAGGTGTCGCTACCGACGCCTGAGCGTATCGCGGCCTCCTTCCCGCATGAGATTTCGGGCGGACAGCGGCAGCGCGTGGCCATCGCCATGGCCCTGGCCTGCCGACCCAAGCTGCTGATCGCCGACGAGCCGACGACGGCGCTGGACGTGACCACGCAGGCCGAGGTGTTGAAGCTGCTCGACAGCCTCGTGCGCGAAAGCGGCATGGCGCTGCTCTTCATCAGCCATGACCTGCCGGTGGTGTCCCAGATCGTGGAGAATGTGGTGGTGCTGCGCAAGGGCGTGGCCGTGGAGACCGGGCCGGTGGGCGAGGTTTTCGCGCGGCCGCAGGATGCCTATACGCGCTCGCTTGTCGACGCCGCGCAGCAGTTCGACCGGGCGCTGGAGGGCGTGCGATGA
- a CDS encoding ABC transporter permease: MALPPAKPKARHSFTLWLGLVLVGIHVAMAALTLFWTPYDPGSMSGGRLAPPSWEHWAGTDRLGRDFFTQIMIGSRIALIVGTGAVAIGAVIGVTLGMLAAFATKFWDDALAAALDILIAFPTLLLAMLIVALGDSASLFTAILALGIAISAIVARLTRILAKRVLGQDYIIASRTSGTSWPGVVSRHVLPNIWPTLSVNFALQFGLAVIAEASLSYLGLGAPPPNASWGRLLQEAQGTVYTAPIGAIAPGIALVTLVIGMNLLADGLRDIGDPTRKRSR; this comes from the coding sequence ATGGCGCTGCCGCCCGCCAAGCCGAAGGCGCGGCATTCGTTCACCCTGTGGCTGGGGCTGGTGCTGGTCGGCATCCATGTGGCCATGGCTGCGCTGACCCTGTTCTGGACGCCCTACGATCCGGGCAGCATGTCGGGCGGGCGCCTGGCGCCGCCGTCATGGGAACACTGGGCCGGCACCGACCGGCTGGGCCGCGATTTCTTCACGCAGATCATGATCGGCTCGCGCATCGCGCTGATCGTGGGCACGGGCGCTGTGGCCATCGGCGCGGTGATCGGGGTCACCTTGGGCATGCTGGCGGCGTTCGCGACCAAGTTCTGGGACGACGCGCTGGCCGCGGCCCTCGACATTCTCATCGCCTTCCCGACGCTGCTGCTGGCCATGCTGATCGTGGCCTTGGGGGATTCGGCGAGCCTCTTCACCGCCATCCTGGCGCTGGGTATCGCCATCTCGGCCATCGTGGCGCGGCTGACGCGCATCCTCGCCAAGCGCGTGCTGGGGCAGGACTACATCATCGCCTCGCGCACCTCGGGCACCTCCTGGCCGGGCGTGGTCTCCAGGCACGTGCTGCCCAATATCTGGCCGACCCTGTCGGTGAATTTCGCCCTGCAATTCGGGCTGGCGGTGATCGCGGAAGCTTCGCTCTCCTATCTCGGCCTTGGCGCGCCGCCGCCTAATGCTTCGTGGGGGCGGCTGCTGCAGGAGGCGCAGGGCACGGTCTATACGGCGCCGATCGGCGCGATCGCGCCGGGCATAGCCCTGGTGACGCTGGTGATCGGCATGAACCTGCTGGCCGACGGCCTGCGCGATATCGGCGACCCGACGCGGAAGAGGTCGCGATGA
- a CDS encoding ABC transporter permease yields the protein MLFILLRLLPGDPANALLSVGADPAQIEAARREVGSDLPLFQQFLHFLSSLARFDLGTSFVSKTSVLGEIGNRLAVTMPLTLMSFVLALIIAVPLGIVSAVKADKWYGGLISIVSQLGIAIPVFWVGILLVTIFAVNFKLFPSSGFPLKGWSNFGAALYSLLLPTITIALVMSASLLRYVRSAAQDVLGSDYLRTARALGSSFPEALIRHGIRNGSVPVISILGIELATAFLGAVVVEKVFALPGLGSMLLLAIQQRDYPNVQGVLFISTLLVLLVGFFADLLQRVIDPRLRDNRARPV from the coding sequence GTGCTCTTCATTCTGCTTCGGCTGCTGCCGGGCGATCCGGCCAATGCACTGCTCTCTGTGGGCGCCGATCCGGCCCAGATCGAAGCGGCGCGCCGGGAGGTGGGCTCGGACCTGCCGCTTTTCCAGCAATTCCTGCATTTCCTTTCGAGCCTCGCCCGCTTCGACCTCGGCACTTCCTTCGTCAGCAAGACGTCGGTGCTGGGCGAAATCGGCAACCGCCTCGCAGTGACGATGCCGTTGACGCTGATGAGTTTCGTCCTGGCGCTGATCATTGCCGTGCCGCTCGGCATCGTCTCGGCGGTCAAGGCCGACAAGTGGTATGGCGGCCTGATCTCGATCGTCTCCCAGCTCGGCATCGCCATTCCGGTGTTCTGGGTCGGCATCCTGCTGGTCACGATCTTTGCGGTGAACTTCAAGCTGTTTCCCTCATCCGGCTTCCCGCTCAAGGGCTGGAGCAATTTCGGGGCGGCGCTCTATTCGCTGCTGCTGCCCACCATCACCATCGCGCTGGTGATGTCGGCTTCGCTCTTGCGCTATGTGCGCTCGGCGGCGCAGGACGTGCTCGGCAGCGACTATCTGCGCACGGCGCGGGCGCTGGGTTCAAGCTTCCCCGAAGCGCTGATCCGCCACGGCATCCGCAACGGCTCGGTGCCGGTGATCTCCATTCTCGGTATCGAACTGGCGACGGCCTTCCTCGGCGCCGTGGTGGTGGAGAAGGTGTTCGCGCTACCGGGTTTGGGCTCGATGCTGCTGCTGGCCATCCAGCAGCGCGACTATCCCAATGTGCAGGGCGTGCTGTTCATCTCGACGCTCCTCGTGCTGCTGGTCGGCTTCTTCGCCGACCTGTTGCAGCGCGTCATCGATCCGCGCCTGCGCGACAATCGGGCGAGGCCGGTATGA
- a CDS encoding ABC transporter substrate-binding protein, whose product MFAGTAFGVSAQDFDASATINIGSLYEPQNLDNTAGAGQGVNEAFNGNVYEALFKLTDAGAVEKSLVADYTQSEDGLTYTFKLQPNVKFHSGDPLTAADVKSSIERVVAENSKSSRKKSLSVIDSIETPDDATVVVKLKSRSISLPYNLSYVWIVNDAATDITSTEDGTGPYKLADWRRGSALALEKFDGYWGAAPTNAGVTYNYFTDATALNNALLTGAVDIITSVQSPDSLAQFKDNPQFTVTEGASTTKEILAYNDRVAPFDNVKVRKALARAVDKKKLLESIWGDYGTLIGSFVPPTDPWYVDLTNVDPYDPESAKELLKEAGFPDGFEFTIDTPDYDPHPIVAQFLQSEFAKVGVKANINIITANEWYTKIYQSHDFQATLQEHVNHRDIVFYGNPDFYWGYNNPTVTDLIASAETQPTEADQTAKLLEANKLIAEDAASNWLYLYPQIVVSAANVSGYPINGLNSQFFAYGIKKAAQ is encoded by the coding sequence ATGTTTGCCGGCACGGCCTTCGGCGTCTCCGCGCAGGATTTCGACGCCAGCGCCACCATCAATATCGGCTCGCTCTACGAGCCGCAGAACCTCGACAACACCGCCGGTGCCGGGCAGGGCGTGAACGAGGCTTTCAACGGCAACGTCTATGAGGCGCTGTTCAAGCTGACCGATGCGGGTGCCGTCGAGAAGTCGCTGGTGGCCGACTACACCCAAAGCGAGGATGGCCTAACCTATACGTTCAAGCTGCAGCCGAACGTGAAATTCCACTCGGGCGACCCGCTGACCGCCGCCGACGTCAAGTCCTCGATCGAGCGCGTCGTGGCCGAGAACTCCAAGTCCTCACGCAAGAAGAGCCTGTCGGTCATCGATTCCATCGAGACGCCCGACGATGCCACGGTCGTAGTCAAGCTCAAGAGCCGCTCGATCTCGCTGCCCTATAACCTCTCCTATGTGTGGATCGTCAACGACGCTGCCACCGACATCACCTCGACCGAAGACGGCACCGGCCCCTACAAGCTCGCCGACTGGCGCCGCGGCTCGGCCCTCGCGCTCGAGAAGTTCGACGGTTATTGGGGAGCCGCGCCGACCAATGCCGGCGTGACCTACAATTACTTTACCGACGCGACCGCGCTCAACAACGCGCTGCTGACCGGCGCAGTGGACATCATCACCTCGGTGCAGAGCCCGGATTCGCTGGCCCAGTTCAAGGACAATCCGCAGTTCACGGTGACCGAGGGCGCTTCGACGACCAAGGAAATCCTCGCCTATAACGACCGCGTGGCGCCGTTCGACAACGTCAAGGTCCGCAAGGCCCTGGCCCGCGCCGTCGACAAGAAGAAGCTGCTCGAATCCATCTGGGGCGATTACGGCACGCTGATCGGTTCGTTCGTGCCGCCGACCGACCCCTGGTACGTCGACCTGACCAATGTCGACCCCTATGACCCGGAAAGCGCCAAGGAACTGCTCAAGGAGGCCGGCTTCCCGGACGGGTTCGAATTCACCATCGACACCCCCGACTACGATCCGCATCCGATCGTGGCGCAGTTCCTGCAGAGCGAATTCGCCAAGGTCGGCGTCAAGGCCAACATCAACATCATCACGGCCAACGAGTGGTACACCAAGATCTACCAGTCGCATGATTTCCAGGCCACGCTCCAGGAACACGTGAACCACCGCGACATCGTGTTCTACGGCAACCCGGACTTCTACTGGGGCTACAACAACCCGACCGTGACCGATCTCATCGCCTCGGCCGAAACGCAGCCGACCGAAGCCGACCAGACGGCCAAGCTGCTGGAAGCCAACAAGCTGATCGCCGAGGACGCAGCCAGCAATTGGCTCTACCTCTACCCCCAGATTGTGGTATCTGCGGCTAACGTCAGCGGCTATCCGATCAACGGCCTGAACTCGCAGTTCTTCGCCTACGGGATCAAGAAGGCCGCTCAGTAA